A stretch of the Photobacterium sp. CCB-ST2H9 genome encodes the following:
- the rplL gene encoding 50S ribosomal protein L7/L12, translating to MSITNEQILDAVAEMSVMQVVELIEAMEEKFGVTAAAAVVAGGAAEAAAEEQTEFNVILTAAGANKVAVIKAVRGATGLGLKEAKALVDGAPAPLKEGVEKAEAEALKAQLEEAGASVEIK from the coding sequence ATGTCTATCACTAACGAGCAAATCCTAGACGCAGTTGCAGAAATGTCTGTAATGCAAGTTGTTGAACTGATCGAAGCTATGGAAGAGAAGTTCGGCGTTACTGCTGCTGCAGCAGTTGTTGCTGGTGGCGCTGCTGAAGCTGCTGCTGAAGAGCAAACTGAATTCAACGTAATTCTGACTGCTGCTGGCGCTAACAAAGTTGCTGTAATCAAAGCAGTACGTGGCGCAACTGGTCTGGGCCTGAAAGAAGCGAAAGCTCTGGTTGACGGCGCTCCAGCACCTCTGAAAGAAGGCGTTGAGAAAGCTGAAGCTGAAGCTCTGAAAGCTCAGCTGGAAGAAGCTGGTGCTTCTGTTGAAATCAAGTAA